A DNA window from Leopardus geoffroyi isolate Oge1 chromosome A1, O.geoffroyi_Oge1_pat1.0, whole genome shotgun sequence contains the following coding sequences:
- the EFCAB9 gene encoding EF-hand calcium-binding domain-containing protein 9, with protein MKLKQGSFLWYLYLDKIYCLLSVRNVKVLVEYFHLLDVHHNNTLNDVLFYHFLHHVTNWKQRQIMIVFNMLDWNAMGEIGFDQFYMLVCILLAQQNHLEEQFIFRHSRPVFELLDLEGELRIGADNFHMYNFLFNIKKQELKELYHDFDITGDRRLNYKEFKLFTIFTMDKYQERQKAEKENEKKRKKEKKALLKKKTQHQVNVSSKQSSFTNRSESRM; from the exons ATGAAACTGAAGCAGGGCTCGTTTCTGTGGTACCTCTATCTGGACAAGATATACTGCCTGTTATCCGTGAGGAACGTGAAGGTCTTGGTGGAGTATTTTCACCTTCTCGACGTGCACCACAACAACACCTTGAACG ATGTGCTGTTTTACCACTTCCTTCATCATGTGACTAACTGGAAACAGAGGCAGATCATGATTGTGTTTAACATGCTGGACTGGAATGCTATGGGCGAGATTGGTTTTGACCAGTTCTACATGTTGGTCTGCATACTGCTGGCACAACAG AATCACTTAGAAGAGCAGTTTATCTTCCGCCACTCCCGGCCTGTTTTTGAGCTGCTTGACCTGGAGGGGGAGCTGAGAATTGGTGCAGACAACTTCCACATGTACAACTTTCTCTTCAATATTAAAAAACAGGAACTCAAAGAGCTCTACCACGACTTTGACATCACAGGTGACCGT CGTCTTAATTACAAGGAATTTAAGCTGTTTACTATCTTCACCATGGACAAATACcaggagaggcagaaagcagagaaagagaatgagaaaaagagaaagaaagagaaaaaggctctgctcaaaaagaaaacacagcatcAGGTTAACGTGAGCTCCAAACAGTCTTCTTTTACAAATAGATCTGAAAGTAGAATGTAA